The following are encoded together in the Lathyrus oleraceus cultivar Zhongwan6 chromosome 3, CAAS_Psat_ZW6_1.0, whole genome shotgun sequence genome:
- the LOC127131276 gene encoding uncharacterized protein LOC127131276 — MKQYESITDYFGRVMMVANDMRNYGEDVDDVKIIEKILRTLTDKWNFIVCSIEEAKDIDQLFVDALQSSLLVHEPKFKASGKDEHALKATHEESYGGRGRRRATFRGGQGQAEAEVANRGVKKKFSVTSVISLDTSSTIAM; from the coding sequence ATGAAGCAGTATGAATCGATCACTGATTATTTTGGTCGAGTAATGATGGTTGCAAATGACATGAGGAATTATGGAGAAGATGTGGATGATGTCAAGATCATTGAGAAGATTTTGAGAACCCTCACTGATAAGTGGAACTTTATTGTTTGTTCCATTGAGGAAGCCAAGGACATAGATCAACTATTTGTGGATGCCTTGCAAAGTTCTCTACTTGTTCATGAGCCAAAATTCAAAGCAAGTGGAAAAGATGAACATGCTTTGAAGGCAACTCATGAAGAGAGTTATGGTGGAAGAGGACGCAGACGAGCTACTTTCCGAGGAGGTCAGGGACAGGCAGAGGCAGAGGTAGCCAACCGAGGAGTAAAGAAAAAGTTCAGTGTTACAAGTGTCATAAGCTTGGACACTTCCAGTACGATTGCCATGTAA